A genome region from Variovorax paradoxus includes the following:
- a CDS encoding YbhB/YbcL family Raf kinase inhibitor-like protein, which produces MLEKLPDVIGHALQGVRAGLEQIVFNNLGMREGLASIQLTSMAFADHSPLPLRCTADGEGVSPPLQWAGVPAAASLVLIVEDADSPTPNPLVHAIVVNLPTASASMAEAAMPSQDNEGAGLHVGRNSALQPTWLPPDPPPGHGTHRYAFQLFALAEAPQFSDSPGRDEVMDALRAHAVASGLLIGTYERPDGSITIQADATSVGPLAAG; this is translated from the coding sequence ATGCTGGAAAAACTGCCTGATGTCATTGGCCACGCGTTGCAAGGGGTGCGCGCGGGTCTGGAGCAGATCGTCTTCAACAACCTCGGGATGCGCGAGGGGTTGGCGTCGATCCAACTCACCAGCATGGCATTTGCCGACCACTCGCCACTGCCGCTCCGCTGTACCGCGGACGGCGAGGGCGTTTCTCCGCCGTTGCAGTGGGCGGGTGTACCGGCAGCCGCTTCGCTGGTCCTGATCGTCGAGGACGCCGATTCGCCGACGCCCAATCCACTGGTGCATGCGATAGTGGTGAATCTGCCGACGGCCAGTGCTTCAATGGCCGAGGCCGCGATGCCGAGCCAGGACAACGAAGGAGCGGGCCTGCACGTCGGACGCAATTCCGCGCTGCAGCCGACATGGCTGCCGCCAGATCCGCCGCCGGGTCATGGGACGCACCGGTATGCGTTCCAGCTCTTCGCTCTGGCGGAGGCGCCACAGTTTTCAGATTCGCCCGGTCGGGATGAAGTCATGGACGCGCTTCGTGCGCATGCAGTTGCCAGCGGGTTGCTCATCGGGACCTATGAGCGACCGGACGGGTCGATCACGATCCAGGCGGATGCGACCAGCGTTGGACCGCTTGCGGCGGGCTGA